The Apium graveolens cultivar Ventura chromosome 10, ASM990537v1, whole genome shotgun sequence nucleotide sequence TATCAAATTCTACAAATCAAGGGCTAATTAACATTTTACCCTTTATCACTAATACAAAAAATGCACATATTAGGACATATCGAATTCGACAAATCAAGGGAAAATTAACAATACCACCCTCTATACTAGTACAAAAACTGCTAAATCTTGCTACAACCACAAAACCCTAAATTAAAAACACTACAATCCCAGATAATTTATCCTTCATTAATAtcttataatttattttaataatatctAATTAAAACTATCAAACTCTAttactggtaaatgaacttgcTACATAAACCCTAAATTAAATACATAAAAAATAAACAATTATAATTCACAGATTTGAAACAGAACTGAAAAAGAGACAAATTGAAgaacatatgtatatatacacatgtatatatatatatgatatggGTTTTACCTGTAAGTTGAGAGTTGAAAGTTGAGAGACTTGTTGACAGATCTGAATTGCAGCAGTTTAAGATGTTTGTCGAAATAGGTTATAAATACGGACAGGTTCGGGTTGGGTAAAACAGGGTCTTGTTGAGTTCACGCGTGTAATTTTTGCTGCTTGATTACAAAAATACCATTCATAGATTGAAGTTTTTATAAAAAAAcgaatttttttaattatttttgcaaaaataagtttttattttaatttggaaaaatatgattttttttattttttttacataaATACAATTTTGCAGCTTGATACAAAAATAACCTCGAATGTagtaaaaaataattttcatttaGAAATAAACATAAAAAATTATGTTTGACGTGTATCTGGACCCTTATGACATAAAACTTAAATCTATCATCATTAGTTGTTATTATTAAGTGAGAACATCAATTATGATCACGATCTTTTGACATAAGACTTATATCAATCATTATTAGTTGTTATTATTAAATGAGGACATCAATTATGACCACGATCGGATTAAGTGACAAGGTCAACATAAGGTCAACTGTCAAGGGCATTATAGTAATTAGGTGTATGAGATTCAGGGTACCATGGTCATTTCATATAATAAGTTTGTCAGAGAGTTTGTTATAGAAGAGAGAGAGAGCATCTCAGTTATATTAGCTTGAACATTCTGATTTCCAGATTAAGATGATGTAATTGTAATTTCTTGAGATGTTTACAATGTTGAAATGTTCAATTGCTTTGCATTTATTTATGATATCAGAGCAGTAATTGATTGATTCAATCATTGTATTATCGTCTTGAAGGAAGATTACGAGTTGTTTGATAATCATCTTGCGATTATTTTGCTGATATTTGTTGTTTAAATCAAGCTTTCAAGCTCACAATAATGGCGTCTAACAGTCTTTTTTCATTTGCAGATATGCAAAATCCTTTATTTCTTCATCCGAGTGACGGACCTACATTAATTAGTGTCTCGAAGCTCCAAGGTGCAGGAGATTATAGAACATAGAAGTGATCCATCGAGATTCAATTATCTTCGAAGAGGAAGCTAGGATTTGTGAAAGGAACAGAAGTGCGAAGTGCAACTGATAATACTGAAGCAGGTCAGTGGGATACATGTAACAATATGGTAATTTCTTGGATTCATAACAACATTTCTGATTCAATTAAGGAGTGTATATTGTTTGTTAATTCTGTTGCTAAGATCTGGAAATCACTTGAACAACGATTCCAAGTTATTAATGGATCACGTAAATACAAGCTTAATCGAGAGATTTTTAGTCTAAAACATAATGGATCATCTCTAGTTGAATATTATACAACTATTAGTACAATATGGGAAGAATTAGAGGATATGAACGTATATCCTGTGATTCGTACCATGAGTGGAGATATTCAGGTGATTCTAAAGGCTTTGGATGTGCAGAAGCAAGAAGCTAAACTGTTTCAATTTTTGAATGGATTAGACGAGAATTATAACTCACAGAGAAGTCAAATTTTAATGATGAGTCTGTTACCTAGTGTAAAGGTAATGTGTTCTGTGATTCAACAAGAAGAATCATAGAGAGAAACTATGAAGTCATCTGATTTGCTTGCAATGTTTAGTAGAATGAGTGATAGGAATACAGATCGGGATCGAGGTTTTGTATATGTCTGTTCAAAGTGTGGAGGCAAAGGTCACACAAAAGATAATTGTTGGAAGATAATTGGTTCTAGGTGTCATAGTAAGTTCAAGAGAGGAGTAAATAAAAAAAGATCATATGCGGATAAAGGCCAAAATACTAATAAAAGTCAGAGTTATAG carries:
- the LOC141691257 gene encoding uncharacterized protein LOC141691257, with amino-acid sequence MVISWIHNNISDSIKECILFVNSVAKIWKSLEQRFQVINGSRKYKLNREIFSLKHNGSSLVEYYTTISTIWEELEDMNVYPVIRTMSGDIQVILKALDVQKQEAKLFQFLNGLDENYNSQRSQILMMSLLPSVKVMCSVIQQEES